From Sphingobium sp. RAC03, a single genomic window includes:
- a CDS encoding NAD(P)(+) transhydrogenase (Re/Si-specific) subunit beta codes for MHEIAQIPWGVSLAYLVAGVLFILALRGLSSPATSRRGNRMGMVGMAIAVATTLYTHDVVSLPEIIGAIVIGGGISFIIARRIAMTDMPQLVAAFHSLVGMAAVLVGAAAFLNPGAFGILDAVTGEIHGASRIEMGLGVAIGAITFSGSVIAFLKLNGNMSGKPIMLPGRHVINLGTLAAILGLIAYFVTDQSPWIFWTVTALSFIIGFLLIIPIGGADMPVVVSMLNSYSGWAAAAMGFTLGNSAMIITGALVGSSGAILSYIMCKAMNRSFISVIAGGFGAESGPSGAGGPVIDRPYKRGSAEDAAFLMKQADSVIIVPGYGMAVSQAQHALREMGDLLKKEGVSVKYAIHPVAGRMPGHMNVLLAEANVSYDEVFELEDINSEFGQCDVAFVIGANDVTNPAAKTDKTSPIYGMPILDVANAKSVLFVKRSMGGAGYAGVDNEVFYMDNTMMLLADAKKMVEEIVKGLAH; via the coding sequence ATGCATGAGATCGCACAGATCCCATGGGGCGTGAGCCTCGCTTATCTGGTCGCGGGCGTCCTGTTCATCCTGGCCCTTCGTGGCCTGTCCAGCCCGGCCACCAGCCGTCGCGGCAACCGCATGGGCATGGTGGGTATGGCCATCGCCGTCGCCACCACGCTCTATACCCATGACGTGGTGAGCCTGCCTGAAATCATTGGTGCCATCGTCATCGGCGGCGGCATCAGCTTCATCATCGCGCGACGGATCGCGATGACGGACATGCCGCAGCTTGTCGCGGCCTTTCACTCGCTCGTCGGCATGGCCGCCGTGCTGGTGGGCGCAGCGGCGTTCCTCAACCCCGGTGCGTTCGGGATTTTGGATGCCGTGACGGGTGAAATCCATGGTGCCAGCCGCATCGAAATGGGTCTGGGCGTGGCGATCGGCGCGATCACCTTCTCCGGTTCGGTTATCGCCTTCCTGAAACTCAACGGCAATATGTCGGGCAAGCCGATCATGCTGCCGGGGCGGCATGTCATCAACCTGGGCACCCTGGCCGCGATATTGGGCCTGATCGCCTATTTCGTGACCGACCAGAGCCCCTGGATATTCTGGACCGTGACGGCGCTCAGCTTCATCATCGGCTTCCTGCTGATCATACCGATCGGTGGGGCGGACATGCCGGTCGTGGTGTCGATGCTCAACAGCTATTCGGGCTGGGCGGCCGCCGCGATGGGCTTTACGCTGGGCAACAGCGCGATGATCATCACCGGCGCGCTGGTGGGATCGTCGGGCGCGATCCTGTCCTACATCATGTGCAAGGCGATGAATCGCAGCTTCATCAGCGTGATCGCGGGAGGCTTCGGCGCGGAGTCCGGGCCTTCGGGCGCAGGTGGGCCGGTCATCGACCGTCCCTACAAGCGTGGCTCGGCCGAGGACGCCGCCTTCCTGATGAAGCAGGCCGACAGCGTCATCATCGTGCCGGGCTATGGCATGGCGGTGAGCCAGGCCCAGCATGCGCTGCGCGAAATGGGCGACCTGCTCAAGAAGGAAGGCGTCAGCGTCAAATATGCGATCCATCCCGTCGCGGGCCGGATGCCGGGGCATATGAACGTGCTGCTGGCCGAAGCGAACGTATCCTATGACGAAGTGTTCGAGTTGGAGGACATCAACAGCGAGTTCGGCCAGTGCGACGTCGCCTTCGTCATCGGCGCGAACGACGTCACCAATCCGGCGGCCAAGACCGACAAGACTTCGCCCATCTATGGCATGCCGATCTTGGACGTCGCCAACGCCAAGTCGGTGCTGTTCGTCAAGCGTTCCATGGGCGGGGCGGGCTATGCCGGCGTCGATAATGAAGTGTTCTATATGGACAACACCATGATGCTGCTCGCCGATGCCAAGAAGATGGTCGAAGAAATCGTCAAGGGGCTTGCCCACTAA
- a CDS encoding aspartate/glutamate racemase family protein yields MRKIGLIGGMSWASTARYYQIINEAVQRTQGGLHSAPLAIESLDFAAVAQCVSDDDWDCASVPLVTAARRLEAAEAQALLICANSMHRVHDRVQAAVSIPVIHIADVVGQAMKRDGITTAALLGTRNVMMEKFYRQRLVGHGMSLLPPDPALADRINHIMYEELSAGRINKDSQRFMKSALTDIAKQDVQAVVLACTELELIVDVKANVLPIYDCTSIHAMAGVDFILGG; encoded by the coding sequence ATGCGCAAGATCGGCCTGATCGGGGGAATGAGCTGGGCGTCCACGGCGCGCTATTATCAGATCATCAACGAAGCGGTGCAGCGGACCCAGGGCGGGCTGCACAGTGCGCCACTGGCGATCGAAAGCCTGGACTTCGCGGCGGTGGCGCAATGCGTGTCGGACGACGATTGGGATTGCGCGTCCGTCCCGCTGGTGACGGCGGCGCGGCGGCTGGAGGCGGCCGAGGCGCAGGCGCTGCTGATCTGCGCCAATTCGATGCATCGCGTCCATGACCGGGTGCAGGCGGCTGTATCCATTCCGGTCATCCATATCGCCGACGTGGTGGGGCAGGCGATGAAGCGGGACGGTATCACCACCGCCGCGCTGCTCGGTACGCGCAATGTGATGATGGAGAAATTCTATCGCCAGCGGCTGGTGGGCCATGGCATGTCGCTTCTGCCGCCCGATCCTGCACTGGCCGACCGGATCAATCACATCATGTATGAGGAATTGTCGGCGGGGCGGATCAACAAGGATTCGCAGCGCTTCATGAAAAGCGCGCTGACCGACATCGCCAAGCAGGATGTGCAGGCGGTGGTGCTGGCCTGTACCGAGCTGGAACTGATCGTCGACGTGAAGGCCAATGTCTTGCCGATCTACGACTGCACCAGCATTCACGCGATGGCAGGCGTGGATTTTATCCTGGGGGGGTAA
- a CDS encoding FkbM family methyltransferase: MFASSVAGRLDRHNFADRLVQANGGSWPDMEGLIRDLYVAHARPGDTMLDVGVNHGGHFIQMGEAVGEAGQVVGFEAAPELARRTMATVDLHYSHLRPRLTLHQCAVSNEPGEATFYFSKANDSGLSGLANRAILASGEVEEIKVKMHTIDSMVDDYFVALLRFAKFDIEGAEYHAFLGAKKIFDSQPIVTFEWDSSAPGYFKYQPEDLFGFIANRGYRIFDLFGYEYSSVAEFVGARVWNFVAVPLGLDPAHILSPSLDTMTKAFPDIFR; the protein is encoded by the coding sequence ATGTTCGCCAGTTCCGTAGCCGGCCGGTTGGATCGTCATAATTTCGCTGATAGACTGGTACAAGCGAACGGCGGATCCTGGCCAGATATGGAAGGATTGATCCGAGATCTTTATGTCGCCCATGCTCGGCCGGGCGATACGATGCTGGATGTCGGGGTCAATCATGGCGGTCATTTCATACAGATGGGCGAGGCCGTGGGCGAGGCCGGTCAAGTCGTAGGTTTCGAAGCAGCACCGGAACTTGCCCGGCGCACGATGGCAACGGTAGATCTCCATTATTCCCATCTTCGGCCGCGACTGACCCTCCATCAATGCGCCGTGTCCAATGAACCCGGCGAAGCCACCTTCTATTTCAGCAAAGCAAATGACTCTGGCCTTAGCGGCTTGGCGAACCGGGCCATTCTCGCCAGTGGTGAAGTCGAAGAAATAAAGGTAAAAATGCATACCATCGATAGCATGGTCGATGATTATTTTGTGGCCCTGTTACGCTTTGCCAAATTCGACATTGAGGGTGCGGAATATCATGCATTTTTAGGCGCTAAAAAAATATTCGACAGCCAACCTATCGTTACGTTCGAATGGGATTCGAGTGCGCCAGGCTATTTCAAATATCAGCCCGAAGATCTATTTGGCTTCATTGCTAACCGCGGCTATCGTATATTTGACCTATTTGGCTATGAATATTCCAGTGTAGCCGAGTTCGTCGGAGCGCGCGTTTGGAACTTCGTAGCAGTCCCCCTTGGGCTTGACCCGGCCCACATCCTGTCGCCCAGTCTTGACACCATGACAAAGGCATTCCCGGACATTTTCCGCTGA
- a CDS encoding DUF2147 domain-containing protein, with protein sequence MKSIAFTIATLAAASALPAQAAQPVTGRWTTVDGKAIVHIAPCGKSLCGKIEKILKPTPGRPHTDAENSDPALRSRPLVGLPLLTGFSDAGDIWKGTIYDPESGKSYKSKINRNPNGTLKVQGCIAFLCKTQTWTPTR encoded by the coding sequence ATGAAGAGCATCGCATTCACCATCGCCACATTGGCCGCTGCCTCGGCCCTGCCCGCCCAGGCCGCTCAGCCCGTGACCGGCCGCTGGACCACCGTCGATGGCAAGGCGATCGTCCACATCGCACCGTGCGGCAAAAGCCTGTGCGGCAAGATCGAAAAGATCCTCAAACCCACCCCCGGCCGTCCGCACACCGACGCGGAAAACAGCGATCCTGCGCTACGCTCGCGCCCGCTGGTGGGCCTGCCCTTGTTGACCGGCTTTTCCGACGCGGGCGACATCTGGAAAGGGACGATCTACGATCCCGAAAGCGGCAAAAGCTACAAGTCCAAGATCAACCGCAACCCCAATGGCACCTTGAAGGTCCAGGGTTGCATCGCGTTCCTTTGCAAAACCCAGACCTGGACGCCGACGCGGTGA
- a CDS encoding type II secretion system F family protein, translating to MDAPAPVGTLFGLTATDVGTLLAALATLAMLFALYAVMTVRDPMAKRVKALNERREQLKAGITASTGKRRASLVKKNQTTDNMRSFLSSLKVLQDDQLKDAQIRLAQAGIRSKDLAVAVIFGRMFMPIIIGGLAVTLLYVVGIQPEWGPLKRFFAFAITLILAYKAPDLYIDNKVTKRSAAIRKGLPDALDLLVICAEAGLTVDAAFNRVARELGKAYPELGDEFQLTAIELSFLTERRMAFENLATRVKLDAVKGVVTTMIQTEKYGTPLASALRVLSAEFRHDRMMRAEEKAARLPAIMTVPLILFILPTLFVVILGPAACSISEAF from the coding sequence ATGGACGCCCCTGCCCCAGTCGGCACCTTGTTTGGCCTGACGGCCACTGACGTCGGCACCCTGCTGGCCGCGCTGGCGACGCTCGCCATGCTCTTTGCCCTTTATGCGGTGATGACCGTGCGCGATCCGATGGCCAAGCGGGTCAAGGCGCTCAACGAACGGCGCGAACAGTTGAAGGCGGGCATCACCGCCTCCACCGGCAAGCGCCGCGCCAGTCTGGTCAAGAAGAACCAGACGACCGACAATATGCGCTCCTTCCTGTCGAGCCTGAAGGTCTTGCAGGACGACCAGCTCAAGGACGCCCAGATCCGCCTGGCCCAGGCCGGGATCCGGTCCAAGGATCTCGCTGTCGCCGTGATCTTCGGCCGCATGTTCATGCCGATCATCATCGGCGGACTGGCCGTCACCCTGCTCTATGTCGTCGGCATCCAGCCGGAATGGGGACCGTTGAAGCGCTTCTTCGCCTTCGCCATCACCCTGATACTCGCTTATAAGGCGCCCGATCTCTACATCGACAACAAGGTGACCAAGCGTTCGGCCGCCATCCGCAAGGGACTGCCCGATGCGCTCGACCTGCTGGTCATCTGCGCCGAGGCGGGGCTGACCGTCGATGCCGCCTTCAACCGGGTCGCACGCGAACTGGGCAAGGCTTATCCCGAACTGGGCGACGAATTTCAGCTGACCGCGATCGAACTGTCGTTCCTCACCGAACGGCGCATGGCGTTTGAAAATCTCGCGACGCGCGTCAAGCTGGATGCAGTCAAGGGCGTGGTGACGACCATGATCCAGACCGAAAAATATGGCACCCCGCTTGCCTCCGCGCTGCGCGTCCTCTCCGCCGAATTCCGCCATGATCGCATGATGCGCGCGGAAGAAAAGGCGGCACGCCTGCCCGCGATCATGACCGTGCCGCTCATCCTCTTCATCCTGCCGACCCTGTTCGTCGTCATCCTGGGTCCGGCGGCCTGCTCGATCAGCGAGGCCTTCTAA
- a CDS encoding type II secretion system F family protein produces the protein MDGNFILIMVLMATLMGLAVVAFAGPSPEKARKRRVAMIRGRHSDSAEALLEARMRKAISNRSTTIETKMLVSLIPNPENLTKRIVMTGKKWTLSQYMTASAFIFLGLAALLMLRGFPPLMALMFGLAAGLGLPHWWVGRLITKRVNQFTAKFPDALELLTRGLRSGLPIAETLGIVSSEVPGPVGEEFKLITERIKIGRSMEQALQETADRLGTPEFQFFVITLSIQRETGGNLAETLSNLATVLRQRAQMKLKIRAMSSESKASAYIIGALPFLVFGMICYINFDYMSPFFTPDPAGLFGLSLMQVVGIGGFCWMGIGAFIMAQMVNFEI, from the coding sequence ATGGACGGCAATTTCATCCTGATCATGGTGTTGATGGCGACCCTCATGGGCCTGGCCGTCGTCGCCTTTGCCGGGCCATCACCGGAAAAGGCGCGCAAGCGCCGCGTCGCGATGATCCGCGGCCGTCACAGCGATTCGGCCGAAGCATTGCTGGAAGCGCGCATGCGCAAGGCGATTTCCAACCGCTCCACCACCATCGAAACCAAGATGCTGGTCTCGCTCATCCCCAACCCGGAAAATCTGACCAAGCGGATCGTGATGACCGGCAAGAAGTGGACGCTCAGCCAATATATGACGGCCAGCGCATTCATCTTCCTGGGGCTTGCCGCCTTGCTGATGCTGCGCGGCTTTCCACCGCTGATGGCGCTGATGTTCGGTCTCGCCGCGGGCCTTGGCCTGCCGCACTGGTGGGTCGGTCGCCTGATCACCAAGCGGGTCAATCAATTCACCGCCAAATTCCCCGATGCCCTGGAACTGCTGACGCGCGGCCTGCGCTCTGGCCTGCCGATCGCGGAAACATTGGGCATCGTGTCGAGCGAAGTGCCCGGACCAGTGGGCGAAGAGTTCAAGCTCATCACCGAACGGATCAAGATCGGCCGGTCGATGGAACAGGCGTTGCAGGAAACCGCCGATCGCCTGGGCACGCCTGAATTTCAATTCTTCGTCATCACCTTGTCGATCCAGCGGGAAACCGGCGGCAACCTGGCCGAAACCTTGTCCAATCTGGCGACGGTCCTGCGCCAGCGCGCGCAGATGAAGCTCAAGATCCGCGCCATGTCGTCGGAATCCAAGGCGTCGGCCTATATCATCGGCGCGCTGCCTTTTCTGGTGTTCGGGATGATCTGCTACATCAACTTCGACTATATGAGCCCTTTCTTCACACCAGACCCGGCGGGCCTCTTTGGCCTTTCGCTGATGCAGGTCGTGGGCATAGGTGGCTTCTGCTGGATGGGCATCGGCGCGTTCATCATGGCGCAAATGGTCAATTTCGAAATCTGA
- a CDS encoding nucleotide-binding protein: MNAPWKPGAAGPRDPFHAFVCDDHSFDMVRAVAAEMGWAPEKVNKGGMRNAVQSLSITASPQILFVDMSESGDPLNDINSLAEVCEPGTVVIAAGQVNDVRLYRDLVASGIQDYLLKPFGADQLRDALANAQAVFMAPRDATPDRPHMAVAVIGTRGGVGASSLATSLAWMLSDKKKRQTALLDLDVHFGTDALALDLEPGRGLTDAIENPSRIDGLFIERAMVRASDTLAILSAEAPISQPMLTDGGAFYQLLEEFRSVFECSVVDLPRNMLIQHPHLISDMQVTMVVTELTLASARDTIRILSWLKTNAPNSRVVVVANRVHPGSPEISRKDFEQSIERKVDVLIPFDLRVASQAAKLGKTLAETAKGSKIGAACSSLLEEILGAAEVDPAQSGGKSAAKKGDSLLGKIDFRAMMPSRRKDKAAALED, encoded by the coding sequence ATGAACGCACCCTGGAAACCCGGCGCGGCTGGTCCACGCGATCCGTTCCACGCCTTCGTCTGCGACGATCATAGCTTTGACATGGTTCGCGCCGTGGCGGCCGAAATGGGCTGGGCGCCTGAAAAAGTGAACAAGGGTGGGATGCGCAATGCGGTCCAGAGCCTGTCGATCACCGCTTCGCCCCAGATCCTGTTCGTCGATATGTCCGAAAGCGGCGATCCGCTCAACGACATCAACAGCCTCGCCGAAGTGTGCGAACCGGGCACCGTCGTCATCGCGGCGGGCCAGGTCAACGACGTGCGCCTCTACCGCGATCTCGTCGCCAGCGGCATTCAGGATTATCTGCTTAAGCCGTTCGGCGCCGACCAGTTGCGCGATGCGCTGGCCAATGCGCAGGCGGTGTTCATGGCGCCGCGCGATGCGACGCCGGACCGACCGCATATGGCCGTCGCGGTCATCGGCACGCGCGGCGGCGTCGGCGCGTCCAGTCTGGCGACTTCGCTCGCCTGGATGCTGTCGGACAAGAAGAAGCGCCAGACCGCGTTGCTCGACCTCGACGTGCATTTCGGCACCGACGCGCTCGCCCTAGATCTGGAACCGGGCCGTGGCCTGACCGACGCGATCGAAAATCCGAGCCGGATCGACGGCCTGTTCATCGAGCGCGCCATGGTCCGCGCCAGCGACACGCTAGCGATTCTGTCGGCCGAAGCGCCGATCAGCCAGCCGATGCTGACCGATGGCGGTGCCTTCTACCAATTGCTGGAGGAGTTCCGCTCGGTCTTCGAATGCAGCGTGGTCGATCTTCCACGCAACATGCTGATCCAGCACCCCCATTTGATCAGCGACATGCAGGTCACGATGGTCGTGACCGAACTCACGCTCGCGTCGGCGCGCGACACGATCCGCATTCTGTCCTGGCTCAAGACGAACGCGCCCAACAGCCGCGTCGTCGTGGTCGCCAACCGCGTCCACCCTGGATCGCCGGAGATCAGCCGCAAGGATTTCGAACAGTCGATCGAGCGCAAGGTCGATGTCCTCATCCCCTTCGACCTGCGCGTGGCATCACAGGCGGCCAAGCTCGGCAAGACGCTGGCCGAAACCGCCAAGGGCAGCAAGATCGGGGCAGCCTGCTCCAGCCTGCTCGAAGAGATATTGGGTGCAGCGGAGGTGGACCCTGCCCAATCGGGTGGAAAATCTGCCGCGAAAAAGGGCGACTCCCTGCTCGGCAAGATCGACTTCAGGGCCATGATGCCGTCGCGACGCAAGGACAAGGCCGCCGCGCTGGAAGATTGA
- a CDS encoding CpaD family pilus assembly protein yields the protein MTSPLPTRLSRKSLAALALMALPLTACVTDSQNRSVDSVHQPVVSYAAYTYDVQAGAGDMLTPAETRRLDDWFTSIGLSYGDQVAIVSDGYYGPALHDGIADVAARRGLLVGTDSSAAAGVAPQGMLRLVVRRATATVPGCPDWSAKQEAEMNMGASSNYGCGVNSNLAAMVANPEDLVRGQGTDSNLRTATSNRAITTYREKPPTGAGELKEMQAGGGE from the coding sequence ATGACCTCCCCTCTCCCGACCCGTCTATCGCGCAAGTCTCTGGCTGCATTGGCCCTGATGGCTTTGCCGCTGACAGCCTGCGTGACCGATAGCCAGAACCGCAGCGTCGATTCGGTCCATCAACCGGTCGTCAGCTACGCCGCCTACACCTATGATGTTCAGGCTGGCGCTGGCGATATGCTGACGCCCGCCGAAACCCGTCGCCTGGACGACTGGTTCACCTCCATTGGCCTCAGCTATGGCGATCAGGTGGCGATCGTATCGGACGGCTATTATGGTCCCGCCCTGCATGATGGCATCGCCGACGTGGCGGCGCGCCGGGGTCTGCTGGTCGGCACAGACAGTTCAGCCGCAGCCGGTGTCGCGCCGCAGGGCATGCTGCGCCTGGTCGTGCGCCGCGCCACGGCAACCGTGCCTGGCTGTCCCGACTGGTCGGCCAAGCAGGAAGCCGAAATGAACATGGGCGCGTCGAGCAATTATGGCTGCGGCGTCAACAGCAATCTGGCGGCGATGGTCGCGAACCCAGAAGATCTCGTCCGGGGCCAGGGCACCGACAGCAATTTGCGGACGGCGACTTCCAACCGTGCCATCACCACCTATCGCGAAAAGCCGCCGACCGGTGCTGGCGAACTCAAGGAAATGCAGGCCGGAGGAGGCGAGTAA
- a CDS encoding type II and III secretion system protein family protein encodes MKTMHSFARRIAVKPLAAPALAIGLAILATAVPGTAVNAAPSSAQDNAILMSVGGSRVVNLGAKMSDVVIGDPNVVDVHVRSQNQLYLIAKKPGETTVFATATNGKVLFSGTVRVGNNLTSIDDMLRLAMPGAQVAVNKMNGMVLLTGTIQAPEDAAEAERLTQAFVGKDVTVVSRLRMATPLQVMLQVKISEVAKDVGHKIGTNFSSIDRSGGKVLGSVGGGTRDFASFNTETNSWDFTTPANGGYSLGGVARILGMDIAGALDLAESSGLASTLAQPNLTALSGETASFLAGGEYPYTINNGQQGNSIEFKQYGVQLAFTPTVLADGRISLRVRPTVSTLDFTLNADVPALKSRTAETTVELGSGQAFMIAGLLNNETSNGINKVPGIGNIPILGSLFKSRQFQRSETELVIVVTPYLVKPMNASDVHLPTDGFRNADVGQGLFLQQGHDGVSGARAPMPTRAPGSGVPTPGPQAMATPAPVVASADSRKAGKSGAAAPGFSF; translated from the coding sequence ATGAAGACCATGCACAGCTTCGCACGGCGCATCGCGGTCAAGCCGCTCGCTGCCCCGGCCCTCGCCATCGGCCTTGCCATTCTGGCGACCGCCGTTCCCGGCACGGCCGTCAACGCCGCCCCGTCCAGCGCGCAGGACAATGCCATCCTGATGTCGGTCGGCGGCAGCCGGGTCGTCAATCTGGGTGCCAAGATGTCCGATGTGGTCATCGGCGATCCCAATGTGGTCGACGTGCATGTCCGCTCGCAGAACCAGCTCTATCTGATCGCCAAGAAGCCGGGGGAAACCACGGTCTTTGCCACCGCCACCAATGGCAAGGTGCTGTTTTCCGGCACGGTGCGGGTCGGCAACAATCTGACCAGCATCGACGATATGCTGCGTCTGGCGATGCCCGGCGCGCAGGTTGCGGTCAACAAGATGAACGGCATGGTCCTGTTGACCGGTACGATCCAGGCGCCCGAAGACGCCGCCGAAGCCGAACGGCTGACGCAGGCTTTCGTCGGCAAGGATGTGACCGTGGTCAGCCGCCTGCGTATGGCGACGCCGCTGCAGGTCATGCTGCAGGTCAAGATTTCCGAAGTCGCCAAGGATGTCGGGCACAAGATCGGCACGAATTTCAGCTCAATCGACAGGAGCGGCGGCAAGGTACTTGGCAGTGTCGGCGGCGGCACCAGGGACTTTGCGAGCTTCAACACCGAAACAAATAGCTGGGACTTCACGACGCCCGCTAATGGTGGCTACAGCCTGGGCGGCGTCGCTCGCATCCTGGGCATGGACATTGCCGGAGCGCTGGACCTCGCCGAATCGAGCGGCCTTGCCAGCACCTTGGCGCAGCCGAACCTGACCGCCTTGTCGGGCGAAACCGCCAGCTTCCTGGCAGGCGGCGAATATCCCTACACGATCAACAACGGTCAGCAGGGCAACAGCATCGAGTTCAAACAATATGGTGTGCAACTCGCCTTCACGCCGACCGTGCTGGCCGATGGCCGCATTTCGCTGCGGGTTCGCCCGACCGTGTCGACGCTCGACTTCACGCTGAATGCCGACGTCCCCGCGCTCAAGAGCCGCACCGCCGAAACCACGGTGGAACTGGGGTCGGGCCAGGCCTTCATGATCGCTGGCCTGCTCAACAATGAAACCAGCAACGGCATCAACAAGGTGCCCGGCATCGGCAATATCCCGATCCTGGGCAGCCTGTTCAAATCGCGCCAGTTCCAGCGCAGCGAGACCGAACTGGTCATCGTCGTCACCCCCTATCTGGTGAAACCGATGAACGCATCGGACGTGCATCTGCCGACCGATGGATTCCGCAACGCGGATGTGGGCCAGGGTCTGTTCCTGCAACAAGGGCATGACGGCGTCAGCGGCGCGCGCGCGCCGATGCCGACCCGCGCGCCCGGTAGCGGCGTGCCGACCCCCGGCCCGCAGGCGATGGCGACCCCCGCCCCGGTCGTTGCCAGCGCCGACAGCCGCAAGGCCGGGAAATCCGGCGCGGCCGCCCCTGGCTTCAGTTTCTGA
- the cpaB gene encoding Flp pilus assembly protein CpaB, translating to MDAKKIVLLVGALIIAVTTALLARNMLSSSSTPQATASSMPTEADQPHVLVATKALPVGTILDAESFRFQPWPKDLIEQAYYLKGQADPVKLAGSVVRTAISAGQPLTQGGLVKPGDRGFLAAALGAGMRAVTVPVSAQSSVAGFVFPGDRIDLVLTQSVAGGGDGEPLRVSETILRNIRVLATDQRMDAMGEDGKPVVQTYSNVTIEVTPKIAEKIAVAQTVGSLSLSLRSLADNSSDLDAAIAGTDVELPDGASPNAEKALLAKLASRPVDRGATYSTGADVSRYQRSSVPAKAEAPMPPMVAANGAPMGTVAFKGPVIRVARGTSVTEVPVGGK from the coding sequence ATGGATGCCAAGAAGATCGTGCTGCTGGTGGGGGCGCTTATCATAGCAGTCACTACAGCCTTGCTTGCACGCAACATGTTGAGTTCTTCGAGCACGCCGCAGGCCACCGCCTCGTCGATGCCGACCGAAGCGGATCAGCCCCATGTGCTGGTTGCGACCAAGGCCTTGCCCGTCGGCACCATCCTCGATGCGGAAAGTTTCCGCTTCCAGCCCTGGCCCAAGGATCTGATCGAACAGGCCTATTATCTCAAGGGGCAGGCCGATCCGGTCAAGCTTGCAGGCAGCGTCGTACGCACCGCCATCTCCGCCGGGCAGCCCTTGACCCAGGGTGGCCTGGTCAAGCCGGGCGATCGGGGCTTCCTCGCCGCCGCGCTTGGCGCTGGCATGCGCGCCGTGACCGTGCCCGTTTCGGCACAAAGTTCGGTTGCGGGCTTCGTCTTTCCGGGTGACCGCATCGACCTCGTCCTGACGCAAAGCGTTGCGGGCGGCGGCGATGGCGAACCGCTCCGCGTGTCGGAAACCATCCTGCGCAACATCCGCGTCCTGGCCACGGACCAGCGAATGGATGCGATGGGTGAAGACGGCAAGCCGGTGGTGCAGACCTATTCCAACGTCACGATCGAAGTGACGCCCAAGATTGCCGAGAAGATCGCGGTCGCTCAGACGGTCGGCTCCTTGTCGCTGTCGCTGCGCTCGCTGGCCGACAATTCCTCCGACCTGGACGCGGCCATTGCCGGCACCGACGTCGAACTGCCCGATGGGGCCAGCCCGAACGCCGAAAAGGCACTGCTTGCCAAGCTCGCGTCGCGCCCGGTCGATCGTGGTGCCACCTATTCCACCGGCGCCGACGTCTCGCGCTATCAGCGCAGTTCCGTCCCCGCCAAGGCCGAAGCGCCTATGCCACCGATGGTCGCCGCCAATGGCGCACCGATGGGCACGGTGGCCTTCAAAGGCCCAGTCATCCGCGTGGCCCGCGGTACCAGCGTGACCGAAGTTCCGGTCGGGGGGAAGTAA